The Cervus elaphus chromosome 21, mCerEla1.1, whole genome shotgun sequence genome window below encodes:
- the ST3GAL1 gene encoding CMP-N-acetylneuraminate-beta-galactosamide-alpha-2,3-sialyltransferase 1, whose protein sequence is MRKRTLKVLTFLVLFIFLTSFFLNYSHTMLATTWFPKQMVHELSENFKKLMKYSNRPCTCTRCVGQRRVSSWFDERFNRSMQPLLTAKNALLEEDTYNWWLRLQREKQPNNLNDTIKELFQVVPGDVDPLLEKGSVGCRRCAVVGNSGNLRESWYGPQIDSHDFVLRMNKAPTAGFEADVGRKTTHHLVYPESFRELAENVSMVLVPFKTVDLEWVISATTTGTISHTYVPVPAKIKVKKNKILIYHPAFIKYVFDSWLQGHGRYPSTGILSVIFSLHVCDEVDLYGFGADSKGNWHHYWENNPSAGAFRKTGVHDGDFESNVTATLASINKIRIFKGR, encoded by the exons ATGAGGAAAAGAACTCTCAAAGTGCTCACATTCCTCGTCCTCTTCATCTTCCTCACCTCCTTCTTCCTGAACTACTCTCACACCATGCTGGCCACCACCTGGTTCCCCAAGCAGATGGTCCACGAGCTCTCGGAGAACTTCAAGAAGCTCATGAAGTATTCCAACAGGCCCTGTACCTGTACTCGCTGCGTTGGGCAGCGCAGAGTCTCCTCTTGGTTTGACGAGCGATTCAACCGGTCCATGCAGCCGCTGCTGACCGCCAAGAATGCGCTCCTGGAGGAAGATACCTACAACTGGTGGCTG AGGCTCCAGCGGGAGAAGCAGCCGAATAACCTGAACGACACCATCAAGGAGCTGTTCCAGGTGGTGCCCGGGGACGTGGACCCCCTGCTGGAGAAGGGCTCGGTGGGCTGCCGGCGCTGCGCCGTCGTGGGCAACTCGGGCAACCTGAGGGAGTCCTGGTACGGGCCTCAGATAGACAGTCACGACTTTGTGCTCAG gatGAACAAGGCCCCCACTGCAGGGTTTGAGGCGGACGTCGGGAGGAAGACCACCCACCACCTCGTGTACCCCGAGAGCTTCAGGGAGCTGGCGGAGAACGTCAGCATGGTGCTGGTCCCCTTCAAGACCGTCGACCTGGAATGGGTGATCAGCGCCACCACCACGGGCACCATCTCCCA TACCTACGTTCCTGTCCCCGCCAAGATCAAAGTGAAAAAGAATAAG ATCCTGATTTACCACCCAGCCTTCATCAAGTACGTCTTCGACAGCTGGCTGCAGGGCCATGGGCGGTACCCATCCACCGGCATCCTCTCGGTTATCTTCTCACTGCACGTCTGTGATGAG GTGGACTTGTACGGCTTCGGGGCGGACAGCAAAGGCAACTGGCACCACTACTGGGAGAACAACCCGTCGGCGGGGGCTTTTCGGAAGACCGGGGTACATGATGGGGACTTCGAGTCCAACGTGACGGCCACCTTGGCATCCATCAACAAAATCCGGATCTTCAAGGGGAGATGA